The genomic window CCCAGGGCGATCGTCCCTTGTGGAAGACAACGCTATTCCCGAAGCCGCCCGTTCCTACCTCCAGTTGAGCGATCAGCACGTTCATATCCCCCAGGTGTACGATGTTGTGTCCCCCATCAATAGCGCCCGCCCAATTCTGCTGCTTGAACGTAGCGCCATTGATCCCTCAGGTCACCCCTATCCCTCATTGCAATCCGCGTGGAGCAACGCCTCTCCGGTGCGTCAGGTGTCCTGGCTGTGGCAACTGTTGCAGCTTTGGACACCGCTGAAGCAGGCCGGGGTTGCGACGAGTTTGCTCAACCCAGCCAATCTTTACGTGGAGGGCTGGCGGATTCAACTGCGGGAATTGCTTGGTGATGGGGGTAATGAAACCGCACCCACGCTAGCCGATCTCGCTGCCCTTTGGTTGCCCTGGACGGATACCGCTCAGCCTACGGTAGGGCAACCGTTACGCGAGGTTTGTCTACTGATGCAGCAAGCAGTAACCCCGGCGCGGGTGCCTGTGATGGCAGGCGCAATGGCGGAATGGGAACCTTCTGCCGTTGCTCAAGCTGCTGGTGTTGAATACCCCAGGGCGATCGCCCAGCAGCTCAATCGCATTCTGCTGGAGCAAGCGAGCCAACTTCCCATCAACCTCAAGATCGCCGGAGCCACCACCACAGGACCCCAACGCACCCACAATGAAGACACCTGCTACCCCAACACCCTCAGTGATGTTGATGCCTCTCTCCCCGATGATCTATTGCTGATGCCCCGCTTGGCGATCGTCTGTGATGGCATTGGGGGACATGCAGGAGGTGAAGTCGCCAGTCAACTAGCGGTGCGATCGCTCAAGCTGCAAGTGTGTGCCCTGTTGACTGAACTGGCCGAGCAGGCCGAAGTGCTAACTCCAGACCTGATCACCCAGCAACTAGAGGCGATCGTTCGGGTGACTAATAACCTGATCACTAGCCAAAACAACGAGCAAGAACGCAAAGGTCGCCAGCGCATGTGTACCACCTTGGCCATGGGGCTGCAATTGCCGCAGCAAATCCTGTCGCCGGGTGGAATTAGTAACGGACACGAACTATACGTTGTGAACGTTGGGGATAGCCGCGCCTACTGGATTACTGCTCACGCGTGCCGTCAGCTTACGGTGGATGATGATGTAGCGTCGCGGGAAGTGCGCCTCGGTCGTGCCTTGTATCATCAAACGTCCACCATTCCTAACGCCGAAGCCCTCACCCAAGCCCTGGGTATGAAGGATGGCAGTGCGTTGGCTCCCCATGTCCAGCGCTTGGTGATTGAGGAAGACGGTATTTTGCTGCTTTGTTCTGACGGTCTTAGTGATGATGGCTGGGTGGAGGCGTTGTGGGAACATTCCAGCAAGCTGGTACTCAAAGGCAAAA from Synechococcales cyanobacterium T60_A2020_003 includes these protein-coding regions:
- a CDS encoding protein phosphatase 2C domain-containing protein produces the protein MTSPTFAIECSNAECRNSENKFGQRLCRGCRKPLAYRYLWATGYGATLLEPGTLVGDRYMVMAPQVWLDCTPGRSSLVEDNAIPEAARSYLQLSDQHVHIPQVYDVVSPINSARPILLLERSAIDPSGHPYPSLQSAWSNASPVRQVSWLWQLLQLWTPLKQAGVATSLLNPANLYVEGWRIQLRELLGDGGNETAPTLADLAALWLPWTDTAQPTVGQPLREVCLLMQQAVTPARVPVMAGAMAEWEPSAVAQAAGVEYPRAIAQQLNRILLEQASQLPINLKIAGATTTGPQRTHNEDTCYPNTLSDVDASLPDDLLLMPRLAIVCDGIGGHAGGEVASQLAVRSLKLQVCALLTELAEQAEVLTPDLITQQLEAIVRVTNNLITSQNNEQERKGRQRMCTTLAMGLQLPQQILSPGGISNGHELYVVNVGDSRAYWITAHACRQLTVDDDVASREVRLGRALYHQTSTIPNAEALTQALGMKDGSALAPHVQRLVIEEDGILLLCSDGLSDDGWVEALWEHSSKLVLKGKMSLEAAVRSWLELANQRNGNDNTSVVMMLCQVGSPQPELLNVEAFDPQIENLYASSSGFDDELSEASKALLYGDEVDAAGAVEQPQAERPIKLWMVILGVILLGFITGGVGILAWRFLSPTSFQHTIEQVRPE